The Candidatus Eremiobacteraceae bacterium genome includes the window TAGGCGCGCAGCCGGATGCGGATCTTCTGTTTGCTCATGCTATTCGATCACCTTAGTGACGACGCCGGCGCCCACCGTGCGGCCGCCCTCGCGGATGGCAAAGCGCAGGCCTTCTTCGCACGCGATCGGCGTGATCAGCTCCACCGTCATGCGCACGTTGTCGCCCGGCATCACCATCTCC containing:
- the tuf gene encoding elongation factor Tu (EF-Tu; promotes GTP-dependent binding of aminoacyl-tRNA to the A-site of ribosomes during protein biosynthesis; when the tRNA anticodon matches the mRNA codon, GTP hydrolysis results; the inactive EF-Tu-GDP leaves the ribosome and release of GDP is promoted by elongation factor Ts; many prokaryotes have two copies of the gene encoding EF-Tu), which codes for EMVMPGDNVRMTVELITPIACEEGLRFAIREGGRTVGAGVVTKVIE